The window TTGCGCAGCAGGGTTTTTCAAATCCCCTACGCATGTTGCGGTTAGTAGACCTTGACGTATTGCGTAGAAGTTTTTTTGTAGAGAAGAATGCTTCAGTCTCCCAAACCTCACAGACCATATTCAATCGGGATAGTAGTGTAATGCCGTGCTAAAGCCCGTGGGCCTGCTTCATGGGTGCCAACAACAAAGACGAAGTGTTTGCCAGATACCGATTGAGCGCTACTGTCCTACACTGTGGCGTGTCTGCCTATTAACATGGTGAAGGGATTCCTTTCTGAGACACCCTGCCAGGCTCCTTAAAGATTGTTGTCAATACCTTAGCAGTCGTCGCGACTGCATGATAAAAACGGTTCCGTTACGGGGTGATCATATGGAAAGAGCTGTGGCAAAACTCAGTCCTGCTCGTCCACAGAGCATCCAGGTGCCGATTAAGGAGATGATCCGGTTGCGATATAGAGATCCGAACCATCGTTTCGTCGTGGCTTTTTTATTCGAAGAACATCTGCTGAGACCGACCGCTCAGTGGTCCGTTGTGATTCTGGATTAGATTCATTACCACCGCCGTGTAGTTAGGCCCTCCGGGTGTAATGGTCCTGAGGCTGATGTGTCCGAAATCTGATCGGCCCAGGAAATCTAGAGCTGCCACACGAATGCAACAGAACAACCCGGGGTCTAGCGCAGGATGAGGCATCCCTGACTAGACCGCTAGAACGCGACTGTGCCGGACATGAGAAACTCACATCACATGGCATGCACGAACGCAGAAACGATAGCGACAGCTCCCGCAGCCAAGTATGCCTTCATCCCGGACATTGTTGCAGATGAGCTGTTTGGCGAAGCCTCAATCGTCACCAGCACTTTACAAACAGTTGAGGGTTCTCCTTCACTAGTCTGGCCTCTCTTCGAAACCTTTGACTTCTTGCACCCGACCATAATATTTGCTGGCTCTTCTGGGAAATCGGTCGGCGGAATCTGCAGTGTGTAAGATGAGTTTTCGGTTTTTTGCCACCATGTGTCCTGGTATGTCGTGAGGACGGAAGTgtagtctctctcttggcagTCACTGGTAGCCCCATTTTCTGAGCTATCGCAGTAATGTTGCTGGTACGTGCTCGGCATAATTTCTCCGTCAGTCCCGCAAACCAGGGTGAACGCGTTCTGAGACGGGCTCAGCGTGATGGTCTGAGGTACCTTGTTGCTACTCGTTCCGTAAGCGCAGGTGACGGTCTGGCCGTTCTTTGCACTTGCTCTCGCCGCGACCGTTACAGTCACCCTGCACTTGTCGGCGTTGTCATTTGCCACAATACAACCAACAAGAAACTTCTTGTCAGTATACGGGAAGTTCTCCTGCGGGACTGCTAGCTGCTGAGTGGTGCAATCCTCCGAGGTGTCGGTGGTGTCCTTCGACCAGGTGACGCTTTCTGCGGGTTTGACAAGAATATCGTTGAGTGTGATACATGCACTGCTGCCGTTTGATGAACTGCATTGATGCAGCTTGTTAGCGCTTTGTGGGCAGACCTTGTCGCCGTTCAGTTGTTCCGGAGCGCATACAAGGTGATTTTTTTTGCAGCTCACCTTCAACACATTTTGGTCTTCCGAAAGTGTCGCCTCAAGCTTTTGTGGCGATGGATCTGTATTATCGCACGTGCACTGGGTAGTTCCATGTTCGGTGTCCACCACACATTGTGATTTGGGTGTTTCGTCTTGCGCTCGAACACTCGAGAAAAATGATAGTCTGTCATCGTGCACATACGCGCTTGCAAGGAGTACCAGTAGAGTCACTCCCATTCGGAAATTGTGTGACAATTTCCGGTATACCCCGTAATTCAGAGACATCTTCGACGTCGTTGTCGTCGTACCCTGCAAACTCGCGCACCAAGATCGAGTTAGCCTTGTGCAATTTTGCTACAACAAAGCAAGTCAAGTCCGAGTGGACCAGCGCGCGACTCCCGTCAACTGGTGGTAGACTGAGATCTATCACGAGCTATGATCTTTCAGAGCAACTCGCCCCTGTATCTTCGAGGAAGTAGTGAAAGCATGTGATTTTCTGAAGGCCCAATGCAGTAGAGCTTTTGACGGGGTCGGATCTCAAAGTCAGGGAACAATTGGGGAGCGCCTGACGACGCCGGTGGGAAGACgtgctttctgcatgcagcgggcCCGCTAGCGGGTGCTAGCAGGTCCCTTCTCCACAGTTACATTTTCTGAGGATGTGGTGGTGGTGGAGAGAGTAGTTCGTCCTctgaaaggaaggaaacgctttTATGAGTTCAGGTTGACCGCGTCACGCTTCGAATGGTTGATGTGTGTCGCCTGGCGGCAGCCGCCTCGCTCACGACAACCCCTGGTCTCCTTGACGACGCTAAGGGTGCGACTTCAGCAGCGCACTCTGCGTTGGATAGTAATATCGCGGTTGTCATCCCCTACGACACAGTCGATACACAGCAGTCCTTGCttgaacaggaaagagattGAACTGTGTTTACGAGACACTGCTTTCAATAGGTGTACCGAGGCTACAGTCGAGCCCAAAAATACCTTCGGGGAAAAACTCCCTTGGTAGAACCGCAGATGAAAGACGCGAGGTTTCTCACTTCAGCACTCCACGGGCGTCACTTTTCACCTCGTTGAGGGCGACGCAAAAGCGAAGTAATGGCTGGGTTGGAAGTGCTATGTCTGGTCGGTTTGGATCCACATTAGAAGCAGAAGCACAGTGTTTTCGAACGAGGCTGAATGTATTACCACAGAGAGCGAAGTTTGTTGAAGCTTGATAGAGGTCGTTCTCTTCGGCGTCCCACCGTTTCTCCGAAAGAATGTTAACGTTTCCATGTATCGCAGGAATCCGTCTCCCTGAttgctcctcgctcttcgaaTACACACATGCAAGCCAGCTCAAtgcctcgcttccgctgAGTGTTATAACGAGAGTAGAGTCTGTTACCACAGGGCAGCGAAGTAGCGCAGACTTGCCCACAAGAGTGCCCGTTTGAAAATAGATAATGAATAGTGCGTTTTCAGGATCCATTTCATCTTTTTGGAGGTACAAGAGCATACCTAGGGTTAGAGTCTGATTACAAAAAGTTCTTAGTTGCGCTTGCCAGAATTTTCTCCTGTGTGCCGAGGGGAATATACTTTAAACCGGTCGAACGAACAGTCATCGCCTTCACACAAGAGCAGAGTTTCAAAGGAAGCGCCTATATAGTTATGTTTGAGGGTTGTGTGTCCAGTAAAAAAGGCACGGTTTGATTAAATGGATTGTCTCAGTCCTGATTGTATGTTCTCCCTATTGGGGATAACGAGCAACAATTAATCTCGTTAGACTGTATTTAGAGTAGTAGCAAAACTGGTGGGAGACAAAATGCCGCTTTCTCATTGTTGCTAGCTGAAGATGTCTGGCAGTTAACCGAGATCCGTCACTGGACGCCAGGTCCTGTCATTCTGAATGCTCAACGTAGCAATTCCCACAGCGCAAAAATCATCACTGTCAGTAAACGAGGTAAGGGTGACACACACTCTCCAAGtgagcgcatgcaggtggTTCGAAAATGGGTCTAAGAAAAAAAGGTTGGTCAGGCGTTACCGCGGCAAGGCAGGCGTTCTATTCTCTCGCATTCCCTGCCAAGCCTTTCCCGGATTTGTGCTGAAAGCGGAATCCCTACGGAGCGCCCGAGACGGGGAGTACCGCTTTGCCTGCACTCGCGACTAAGCAGCCCCAGGGGCCACGTTGTAAGGCCAGTCAGAAGGGCAACTGCCATTCTAGACGACCAACGCTacttttgtttctctgtttctcagGTATTTCAGCAGGTGTGGGTCCTCATTTGCGTAGTGGCAACATCGCCATGTACTGCAACTGAGAACTCGTTTTGGTTCCTCCATCACGGCATGCGCTTCTACATGCCGTTTCTTAGTGAAGTTTGCTCTCAACATTGCTATTTTCTGCACGTATGCAGTGATACATATTGGCAGGAACTTGTTTCTCGTCCAGGTAATGCTACGTCTTTCAGtcaggtgcatgcacgccaaCCGCGTAGACCGCAGCTGTGGAACCAATTTTGTGCCGCAGCGCAAGTCCAACGAccgttttctgctttccttcccctgTTCGCATCCTCCTCTGTGAGTCTGAGCATTTCATCACTTTGCTAGTTTCTGCACAAGATGGCGCGTCTCGTACGGCTTTCAGTGG is drawn from Neospora caninum Liverpool complete genome, chromosome X and contains these coding sequences:
- a CDS encoding SRS domain-containing protein, with product MSLNYGVYRKLSHNFRMGVTLLVLLASAYVHDDRLSFFSSVRAQDETPKSQCVVDTEHGTTQCTCDNTDPSPQKLEATLSEDQNVLKVSCKKNHLVCAPEQLNGDKVCPQSANKLHQCSSSNGSSACITLNDILVKPAESVTWSKDTTDTSEDCTTQQLAVPQENFPYTDKKFLVGCIVANDNADKCRVTVTVAARASAKNGQTVTCAYGTSSNKVPQTITLSPSQNAFTLVCGTDGEIMPSTYQQHYCDSSENGATSDCQERDYTSVLTTYQDTWWQKTENSSYTLQIPPTDFPEEPANIMVGCKKSKVSKRGQTSEGEPSTVCKVLVTIEASPNSSSATMSGMKAYLAAGAVAIVSAFVHAM